The following are encoded in a window of Acetobacteroides hydrogenigenes genomic DNA:
- a CDS encoding M16 family metallopeptidase translates to MVNRAIQPEFSLPSTIEIPSPQKHLTADKREVLWLKIGTQDIVRITLQFPAGTKYQQKMLQASSTIGLLSDGTKSYSAQELAEKLDFYGSHIDYSIDRDHAVISAFCLEKYLYQTLELLKEIVIYPAFDADEFETYRQKRKTTMAIEKAKVMYQAREQFAATLYGKDHPYGSFAEPEDYDALSADDLKAFHRERYLEQGALIFVSGMVNEDVVANVAREFDAVIRRNATDTPIVNLSDLPVPHKIYFQKDDAVQSAVRMGRVLFARNHPDYSGMQVLATIFGGYFGSRLMSNIREEKGYTYGIFSSLVSMQESGYLTISTEVGSEVTSATIEEVVKEMERLRTEKVGEEELSLVVNYMVGEMLRMLDGPFSIVDAILELYQSGLPVNFISRHFERVKSITSEELLELAQKYLDPKDYSEIVVGNR, encoded by the coding sequence ATGGTAAACAGAGCAATCCAACCCGAATTTTCGTTACCCAGCACGATAGAGATTCCATCTCCTCAGAAGCATTTAACCGCCGACAAGCGCGAGGTGCTTTGGCTGAAGATCGGAACACAAGATATTGTACGCATAACCCTGCAGTTTCCTGCAGGTACCAAGTACCAGCAGAAGATGCTTCAGGCCTCTTCTACCATTGGATTGCTATCCGATGGTACCAAGAGCTACAGCGCGCAGGAACTGGCCGAAAAGCTAGATTTCTACGGTTCGCACATCGACTACAGCATCGACCGCGACCATGCGGTGATCTCGGCTTTTTGTTTGGAGAAGTACCTCTACCAAACCCTCGAGCTGCTGAAGGAGATTGTAATTTATCCAGCCTTCGATGCCGATGAGTTCGAAACCTACCGTCAAAAGCGCAAGACCACGATGGCTATCGAGAAGGCGAAGGTGATGTACCAGGCGCGCGAGCAGTTTGCCGCGACTCTTTACGGTAAAGATCACCCTTACGGATCGTTTGCCGAACCTGAGGATTACGACGCACTATCTGCTGACGATCTTAAAGCGTTCCACCGCGAGCGTTACCTTGAGCAAGGAGCCTTGATTTTTGTTTCAGGGATGGTAAACGAGGATGTTGTTGCGAATGTAGCTCGCGAATTCGATGCTGTAATTCGTCGTAATGCTACCGATACGCCAATCGTAAACCTATCCGATCTTCCAGTACCTCACAAAATTTATTTTCAAAAGGACGATGCGGTACAGTCGGCCGTTCGCATGGGACGGGTGCTATTTGCACGTAACCATCCCGACTACTCGGGGATGCAAGTGCTGGCTACCATCTTTGGTGGGTACTTTGGCTCACGACTGATGTCCAATATTCGCGAGGAGAAGGGGTACACCTATGGCATCTTCTCCTCGTTGGTGTCCATGCAAGAGAGCGGTTATCTCACCATCTCTACCGAGGTTGGGAGTGAGGTAACCAGTGCAACCATCGAAGAGGTGGTAAAGGAGATGGAACGTCTTCGTACGGAGAAGGTAGGAGAGGAGGAACTGTCATTGGTGGTAAACTACATGGTAGGCGAGATGCTTCGCATGCTTGATGGCCCCTTCAGCATTGTCGATGCCATTCTCGAACTATACCAATCGGGGCTACCTGTAAACTTTATCTCTCGTCATTTCGAAAGAGTTAAGAGCATCACCTCCGAAGAACTGTTAGAATTGGCTCAAAAATATCTCGATCCAAAAGATTACTCGGAGATAGTTGTTGGGAATCGATAG